The nucleotide sequence gacgacgacgacgacgagatgGAGGCCGACGCCGAGAATGACGACAAcgccgacgacgacgaggaggaggaggaagtcgacgacgaggaggaggaagacgacgacgaggaggaggatGACGACAACGACGAGGCGAAGGAGGAAGAGATGGAGCAGGAGCAGTTGAATGGACAGGAGAAGGAGCAGGAGGAGTAACAGGTGGAGGAGTAGAAGGAGGAGCAGGAGGAGCAGaaggaggaggagcaggaggagAAGCAGAAGaaggaggacgacgacgacgacgagaagAACGACGAGATGGaggacgacgacgaggaggacgACGACGCCGAGAATGACGACAAGGGGGAGGAGGACGACAACGACGAGGAGGACGATGACGTCAACGACGAGGCGGAAGAGGAAGAGGAAGAGCAGAAGCAGTTAAAGGAACaagaggaggagaaggaggagtaGCAGAAGGAGCAGGAGGAGCAGGGGAAAAGGAaagcaggaggaggaggaggagcagcagGAGGAGTAGCATTAGCAGGAGGAGCAGGAGTAAAAGGaggagtagcaggagtagcagaaggatgagcaggaggaggaggagaatgtGGAGAAGGAGGACGATGAcgacgaaaaaaaatattatatatacttACAATTCGGTAGTGTTGGAAGGCGGGGAAAACGGGTATGTCCAGCAGTTGTAGCTTTTGGCAGTCTCTTTTTTGAGCAAAAATATGGCAACACCTGTCGGGGCATTGTCCCCTCGAAACAGCCGGGCATAGCACAAGAATAAGCGCCAACACCAACGTGAGGCACGTAGACATGATAGTATGTGATGTTATCAGTAGAAAATCAGTTGCGCGATGATTCAGATATTACAACGTTCTCTTAATCCAAATGATCCAAACAAAGCGCATAAATATCCTCACTTGCAAACAAGTTCTTCTCACCTGCCATTCATCACTGTTTCACTGATGATTGTTAGCGAATTCAAGCTTGAGGTAACGTTTAATGTATTATGACGGATTGCTAAAATTGTAAATGTCCTCATGTCGCATGTTTTAAGTTACACGGCTTCTTTATAACAATGCACGCTGTTGTGCGGGATCAGTAAAGCGTGTAGCTTttaactacggaataccgttagggctatcgttgttacaaattaaaatccagagggcgacaatgcgattgtgcgatagtacgatggcgacaatgtgatagtacgatggcgacaatgcggtagtacgatggcgacagtacaatgacgacagtgcgacaatacgatggcgacagtgcgatagtacgatggcgacaacgcgattaTACGATGACGAAAGTACGAcagcgcgatagtacgatggcgatagtgcgatagtcatatcgtactgtcgccatcatatcatcggattgtcgccatcgtactagcgatagtcatcgtactgtcgtcatcgtattgtcgccatcgtacaatcgccatcgtgttgtcgcattgtcgtcatcgaaGTGTCGCATTGTCGGCTAGCGCCTTCCGGTACACATGCGCACATCGTATTTTTTCCTAGATGGAACctcttttaaaaatactttacagtTCGGCATACCTTACATCAATACCAATGCTATAACGTAATAaaaatttgatttcattataactGTAACCCCTTTAAATGTACATCTTTATAAATTCATCTATTTTGTCTCTGCAATAAGAATAGTTTGTGTATCGAAGGCGttagtcgacaatgcgatagtacggttggaacaatgcgatagtgcgaaaatacgatgacgacagtgcgattgCACGATGGccacaatgcgataatacgatgacgacagtacgatgaccatcgcattgtcgccatggtactatcgcgttttcgcattgtcgccatcgtactatcgcattgccgcaatcgtactatcgcattgtcgccatcttactgtcgcattgtcgccctctggatatTAATGTTTAACCACGATGGCCATAACGGTATTACGTACTTAACCGACTGTTTCCACAATCAAACAACGCATTTAGTGTCGGTTTGCCACGATCTTCAATTGAGccaatatactttatttaaattaagaGCGATGATTTATTAAGATGAAGCTTGCGACAGTTGGAAATTAACATTCCTAAAATTGCTATTAAAAGTGTGTTCACTGGGTTAATATTAAATACGCACGACGTCTATCATGTAAAAGATATCGACGAGGTTAAATGCATTATTCTATGTAACAAACAAATTTCCACAACGCTCAAAATAATGCTGTTATATTTCGCTCGTTATTTATGGATGCGAAACAATTGGCTTGTATACACGCCTCATTCAATATGTGAACTAAAATATGAACGATTAgttattataacatattcaaTGGTATGGAGCTTCGTAAAACTTGAACTTGAACCATAAGCTGTTTTATTATATATCTGGCAATGAATTTATAATCAGCTTTAATAGTTGGAATGCTGCTCAGCTATCAAATCAGCTCTGCCAATTGCTGATCTAGTTTAAAACATTCGTTACTTTTTTTTGAAAACTAATTCTGGTCTAGGTCAAAATCCAAGCGCAACACACAAGATTACATTAGTTCTATATGAGTAAAATCAATGATTATCTGACTCACCACAGCACCAGCACGCTATATACCAGATTAGTACCAATTTGTATAAATGTCCTTCTCATGAACATAAATATTGACCGGGCAACACATATtgggtatacatgtatacatacatgcattatataTGCCTTTATGATAGTAACTAAGGTGTAATATAATCACTCATGTGTTTTATCTCTACATGCAAAACCAGGAAAATACTAATTTCTAGAAATCCGCtattataaagaaataaacgGCGGAAAAATACAAACTTGCAACATTCTAACGTTTCGATAGAACATTTCGAATAGGTTGCCTTGATTGAAAAACATACTTTTTCACCgcaaacatttcaagtttcagCGCCACTTGCAAAGGTATGCAGGTTTGCCACATATATTATTTCATACAAAAAACTGTAATAAATTGCTTTTTAGTATGAACATATATTATGGTCATTTCATCATCAGAGAAATCGGGCCTGAACATGCTCATATTGGTCTGTTCATTTTGCTCACCGAAGAAAATATATGAGAAATTACCaagttttcataaataataacatgtttaaatatgtgaaaatgATGGATAGTTTGCTATCTAATCTGAGTggaacaaataatatttaaatggtACCTACATAGATTTGGAAAGAATgacataaaacttaaaataaagaaagaaaacgtTTCCATAACTGTGATTACGGGATGTAAAGGAAGTTAATAGCAAGATCGCTATTTGTTCATATTaattaacaacaatataataGTTTTACGAACTATATTAGCGAGAAAAACGTTGAATGAAAACGTGTTTCGGCCACGGGATTCTAACCCAGAACCTCTAGTTATAAAAATCAACTCTCTACTTCTACACAACTGTGATTCAAACTTTAGCGTATAAGACcgctttattgtttttatgttgaccTCTGTTTGCAGTTTTACGCAATATTGAGTTTGCTAAATATTTCATAACgacatatttttataaactgaACACATTTGATGAACtccatgcatttaaatatttgacaaattttagtcttaaatataaattcaaaatgtCAGACTTGTGGCTTATTGGGACTTTTGGGATTAGTTTATTTTGTGGAGCGGACGATTTACATACAGTTTCATACCGTTGATGAACATTATGCGTGCAAGTGTTTTATTCCACAAAGTACACCAAAGTCGACTTCTGGACATCTTGGATTGTATTAGTAACAATGGTATCAAGCAAACTTTGGATCATTGTTCCACAGATTTTGTATCAAATCAACGTAGTTTCTCAAGATTGtgattttgtgatttttttgtcattaaaaaagtaattaattAATTGGCGGCTAACTTAAGCTTTCGTTGAATGTGAGCATTAATAATGTTGTTTTGATGTAGATTTTTTTTGGtctaaatttatattaaaattaaaaacgtATACATTTGACCGAAATATCCCTATAACTATTATTATATATTCACAGTTGTCACTGcttgtctatatatatatatatatatatatatatatatatatatatatataaatactatcgtcaccttagggcgaagtgcgcaaaaacacagcactttggcgatgttttttaacttctttaaacttagtttatatttaataacaatctcataattaaataatttatgagaaaaacattgtaaaactatgaaaaagtattttaaattttgcacaattatatgttaaatttctaaattttcattttcgacttaattctatttctacctaatgccaaaaaacccatatagaaatttcactttatctcttcaatgcacttgggagaagggaacttaataccgaaaacatactaatttacgctctacttctctaagactgttgataaatttagcaaaaataaatatttaaatgataaattataaataaaaatatattctgccgatacacgtctgtaaacgtaacagcataattttattatgcgtttatgataattttcttacaatttaatataatatttaatatttataatatttatgtattatccgcgtgctgatttttc is from Dreissena polymorpha isolate Duluth1 chromosome 14, UMN_Dpol_1.0, whole genome shotgun sequence and encodes:
- the LOC127857284 gene encoding glutamic acid-rich protein-like; the protein is MQEQLKERKEEEQKEEEQKEEEQEEVEQKEQKEEEQEEEADDEKDDEKDDDDDEMEKEEQEEQKEEEQEEKQKKEDDDDDEKNDEMEDDDEEDDDAENDDKGEEDDNDEEDDDVNDEAEEEEEEQKQLKEQEEEKEE